The segment CCGTACGCACAATGCCATCAAATAAACGTACAATATGTGGCCGATTGGTTTGTAATTCTTGAATGATTTGCATTCTTGCAAGTAATTTTTCTTTCTCTTTTTGTAAGCCTTTGATTAATTCAATTTGCTTATCGAGTAAAGCAATCTCAGTGCGCAAGCGCTCATTATTGCCCATCTGAAAATTAATAGATGCCTTCATAGTAAGATGCATAATCACTATCAGAAAGACAGCAACCATCAAAGCACTACCCAAGAGCACCAGAAATTCTTTTTTCCTTGTCTCTTTTAACTCTTCACGCCAGGGTAATAAATTAATATGTGTGGTCATTGAAAGCTCCTCATGGCTAAACCACAACAAATCATCAGTGCCGCTGTATCGGCTTGCAGTGCTGGCAAATTGACTTTTGGTGCAATCGACATATTGGTAAAAGGATTTGCAAGTAATGCTGGAATACCTAGTTTCTCTTGTACTTTTTCAACAAGACCTGGAATAGTTGCTGTGCCACCTGCCATAATAATCTGATCAATTTCTGAATATTCTGAAGAAGAGAAAAAGAATTGCAAGGAACGACTTACTTGCTGCACAACACCTTCTTTAAAAGGTTCTAAGACTTCCGACTGATAATCTTCCGGTAATCCCCCCTGCTTTTTCGCACGACCTGCTTCTTCATAGCTCAAACCATAACGTCTCTGGATTTCTTCTGTGAGTTGCTTTCCACCAAAGATCTGATCGCGCGTATAGACCGTCACTTTATTTTTCAACACACTTAAGGTAGTCATAGAAGAACCAATGTCAACAACAGCAATGGTCTTGTTCTCACCATCATGAGCAAGTTGTGTTCCCAACAAGCTCAGTGCTCTTTCAATGGCGTAGGCTTCAATATCAACAACTTTAGTTGTCAATCCACCTAAACGAAGTGCTTGAACGCGTGTTTCAATATATTCAGCGCGCGATGCAGCTAATAGTACATCGACTAAGTCTGGACTCTTGCTAGAAGGGCCTAACACTTGGAAATCTAAAAAAACTTCTTGTAATGGATAAGGAATGTAACGGTCGGCTTCTAGCTGCAGTTGTGTTGCCAATTCTTGATCATTCAAGTTAGCATTCATCTGTATCACTTTTGTAATAACCGCAGAGCCAGAAACAGAAATAGCGCCAAATTTTGATTTGGCACGGGAACGCTTCATGAGTCGATCAACCGCATTTCCAACGGCTTCGATATCTTTGATTTCTTTTTCTTGCATCACATTAGGGGCTAAGGTCTCAACACCATAGCTTTCAACACGAAAGCCCTGTGGACCTTGGCTTAGTTCGAGCAATTTAACAGTGCAAGAACTGATGTCTATCCCTACCATTGGTGGCGTTTTTCGCTCGAATA is part of the Candidatus Berkiella cookevillensis genome and harbors:
- a CDS encoding PilN domain-containing protein, whose amino-acid sequence is MTTHINLLPWREELKETRKKEFLVLLGSALMVAVFLIVIMHLTMKASINFQMGNNERLRTEIALLDKQIELIKGLQKEKEKLLARMQIIQELQTNRPHIVRLFDGIVRTVPEGLYLTSITRSDTKILLDGKAESNTRVSTFMRNIDAYTWLKRPNLNLIQADEKVEDGKYIGFNLEAVQVVEEPVDHDEPKPQ
- a CDS encoding type IV pilus assembly protein PilM; protein product: MFGLFERKTPPMVGIDISSCTVKLLELSQGPQGFRVESYGVETLAPNVMQEKEIKDIEAVGNAVDRLMKRSRAKSKFGAISVSGSAVITKVIQMNANLNDQELATQLQLEADRYIPYPLQEVFLDFQVLGPSSKSPDLVDVLLAASRAEYIETRVQALRLGGLTTKVVDIEAYAIERALSLLGTQLAHDGENKTIAVVDIGSSMTTLSVLKNKVTVYTRDQIFGGKQLTEEIQRRYGLSYEEAGRAKKQGGLPEDYQSEVLEPFKEGVVQQVSRSLQFFFSSSEYSEIDQIIMAGGTATIPGLVEKVQEKLGIPALLANPFTNMSIAPKVNLPALQADTAALMICCGLAMRSFQ